In the Pan paniscus chromosome 19, NHGRI_mPanPan1-v2.0_pri, whole genome shotgun sequence genome, CTCATACTAATACGTAGGTTTGGAATTTTAAGAAATCTCATTACAGTGGAATGACATCTTACTCAGGGGTTACTTCTAAAGTTAGAGCCCAAGGCGAAAACTGAATCTAGTCAAAATCACTCGAGTATCCCCTAAAACTCTCTTaaagcatttttttgtgtgtgtgtgtgtgcagaccTCCCTGATCAGTGTTACATATAATGGATAAAACACCACTGTGGAAAAATATAATatgcttatctataaaatataacCCTAgcgtttttaattttgagaaatcgACACAGATTTTGACTGAATATATGTTTGGATTTGCCCAGGCCAAACATGCATATGATGCAACCCCACCCTACATTTATGTGGCACGAAGGGAAAGTATGATGAAAGGAGACGAGGAAAGAGATTGGAGGCCACAGCCCAGTGCCAGTAACAGAGCAGGGTTAGGGGGTGTGATGGATGCCTAGGACATCTGCTTGCTTCCTCTGCAGAGGATCAAACCTATTGTGGAGGATGTGGCTCAGGCAGCACATCATGACTGAAAATGGGGAAGACTCAGGGTCCACTCAGAGCCATTAGATCAGTCCCAGAACTTTCCCcaatactgtttaaaaaaaaaaaaaaaaaaatcagccaccCTGAAAATGACACTAAATTCTCTTCCCCCTCAAGCCATAATTCTTCAACAGGATTTCCCTCCCTGAAGGGAGGAAAACCTGAACTGACTCAGTTATATTTCTTCTTCCACAAAGGCTCCTAGACATTTAGGCTGCTAGGCATTTGAACAGCAAAAGGAAAAGGACGTGGCAATCCAATGCCTAAGTCTATAGTTCCCACCTTGCCCTCCTGGCAAGACCCTACGTCATATTCTGGCTCTCAGTCATTTGGAATAGTAAACTCAACTGGTCTCAACATGGCATCAACTCTGGGACCCCAGGTACTAGGCCATTAACACTGGTACTTGACTGAGGACAAGATGTCCTAGGAAAAACATTTCTAactacataaaaaaataaataaatatgaagggAAATCtattcaaaacaacaaaaaaagatacaccAACAATACAAAATCTGAATTTTTACTGTAAGAAATTTACTGTAAGAAAACTATGTGTTTCACTTAAACAGCATTAGGTTTAGGAAATATGATTTCTTTCTAACATCCGTTTAAGTGCAACTGCACTTCTGTGGGTAGAGCATTCAGTGACAGAGAAACCTAGGTATCTATGCCAGAGAAATGTGACATTATGTATTAAGCTTTCTCTCTGAGCAGAGGACAAGAGAGGTATAGTCTTTGGGGTGGAAGGGATACTTAAACGCAACCAGTAAGGACAGGATCCTGAGCAAAGTCCTTTAACCACAAACACTTCAGTCAAGCTTGCCCTATTCCCAACCTTCCCTACATCTGATTTATAGTACCATAGCATAGTTAATGTCAAGAGTAACGGGATGGGGGAAGAGGTGGGTAGTACAATGGATagggtgaccatataatttattatccAAACAGGAgcacttttgagagtgaaagaaTGCCCTATAAATAGTCAAGCTGCGACAACAGACATGAACTGGGATTTTCCAAGCCAATCAGTACCTATGGGGTACACTAATAACAGACACCTCTTCAAAGCGCTGCTCCACCtcactatgtgaccttggacaagctacTTACTCTCCTGGGGTcttgatttcttcatctgtgtAATCAGAGAGGTGAGCTGAATAATCTCTTTTAGGCTTTTGCAACCTTATGGCCCCCATTTCCCAaaaccccccaacccccatcaAGTTACATACCTTAGTCATGTCAACAGTATCAGGTACAACGAACATTCCTGGAGGAGGCTCCTTATAAATGGACATGATATCCCTGTATAACACCAagaggaggtgggggaaggagTGAGGAAGGGGGGGAAAGGGGGAATCCCTTGAGCAGGACAGTTGTTATTACCTCAATGAGGCCAGGGTTTGAGAAAGTGGTGCTTGGTACCGCAAGTGTTTGTACTGTCTTGTTGGCTGAGAAATCTCAGCTGAGTACTTGTCAGGCAGGCAGAGAGCAAATTATTATCAAAAGGGCATTGTTTCctcagggggaggggagggagaggggaaaaaaaaatcagagatccCAATGGCATCAAATGTCAGCCTGGAAAAGCCACTTTCCACTTACTCTCACTTCCTCCCACATGGCAATTCATTCACTCCCCACCTCCATGATTCCCAGGTACTACGACTGAATGCTAAATGAAGATTTTTTAGTAACTGGAAAGGCATCATCAACTCCACTAAAAAACTAATTCTATAAACTATACAGTGGACCTTTATTGGTAAGGGGATTGTATGAAGCAAGCCAGCCAGCAGGGAGTAAGACTATCACGGTGGTCTTCTTGCCCAGGGGTGTCTCAGGGTAGAGATCTCTTCAGGCTGGGGAGGGACCCTCAGAAATTGCTAAGAATCTCCCATCTGGAAGATGACATGTGGACTTCCATAGGAGATAAGATTTCTGACTCATATCTCACCAACTGGAATGGATCAGTTGAGAGCAAGGGGCTAAAGAACATTCTAGGTGGCAAAAAGTCTAGGGACTTGCTAGGGTGGGTagggacataaaaatggcaaataggCGACAGAGCAGAGGAAAGCATTGGCCAAACTCAAAGGTATGTCAGAATTGGATGACTGAAATGGCTGAAGGAGGAAAAGAGTTGAGTGCTGAGTTTCAGTTAGAGGTGGCAATCCCTCCACAGTTGACctcctgtgtcaggcactgtgccaggtactttacacacattgtattaatttttattacaacCTTGAAAAGTAGACACAGAGACATCTGAAAGGACGTGGAACATGGGGAATAAGAACTAAACGAAGATGCTTGTGATGGGGGCATGGGGAGAAGTCAAACAGGTTTCAGGATTAATAGCAGCTAAAGAGCACTGCCCTTTTCTTATGCGATAGGTACTATTCTATGTGCTTCTGGAAAACATCATCTACTAAATGATAGGATCTAAGATCAGTCACCCAAGAAATAAGCACAGAAAGGACTTAGGCCTTTGTTCCTATATTTGATGAGTATATTTGCTTCATAAAAGTAAAACAGACGACCcggggagggtggggggtgggggggagggaaaTTACAAGAAAGAAGCTCCTGAGTGGGATATTACAATCCAGAGTGGCACTGGGGAAGTGGGGGGAGGTAGCCTGTGTTTCTGGAAGAGGCGTAAGTGTGGACAGCTTTGGGACACTGGAAAAGGGGTTCAAGGAAAGATTGGGGCGAGGGAAGCGATCTAGACCTGGGGAAAAGACTGTGTGGAGGGAATCTGAGAAAAACGGAGGATAAAAAGAAAGGCTGGCTCGAGTCAGACGCAAGGCAAAGGAAGCTGAGTTCGTCTGTGTTAGGAACGGGGCTccagaggagaagagaggggacCGATGGGTGGGGCCTGCGGGCAGCATCTAGCAAggttggggtggggaaggggaaatAGGGGCGGCGCCGAAGGCGGGAGGGGGCGTTACTGAAGCGCGAAAGGGTCAGGTTTCCACCCGGAGGTGGGAGGTGTGGGGGAGGGTGGCCGGAATGGAGACGGAGGGCTCACGGGAGGTTGTCGAGGGGCGGGGTCGGATCTGGGCACACGAGGCGGGGGTTGGTGCTTGCGGGTCTGAGGGTGGGGGGAGAAGGGAGTTGGATCCCGACGCCCGGAGCTGGCAAGATTTGGGCCGTGGAGGTGGGCCGCCGCGAGGGCAGCGCAGTGGGTGGGGGGTGAGTTGTAGTGGGAGAGGGTGGGGGGCGGGGAAGGTCGAGCCCCGGAGCTcggggctgggggaggaaaaACCCCGGCTCACCGCTTGATCCGGAGTAGACACTGCGGCGCGGTGCGCTCGCCGTCCCAGTCGGAGCTGAGCGTGGGGTCCCAGTGGCTAAGCAGCGCGGCCCCGTGGGCAGCGGCTGAGGGCGGGAGCCCGGGCAGCGGAGCCAGGCCGCTCCCCGGGCCCCCGGCCCCgcccgctgccgccgccgccgcccacACATCCGGCAGGAAAGGCGGCCCGAACCCGCCGCCGCTGCCGCTAACGCCAACAACACCAGCAACGCTGCTCGCCCCGGGGCCCGCCGCCCCGGCGCCCGCCGTTGCCGCCTCCTCAGTCGGACTCTCCGCCATCGCTGCTTCGCTTCCGGGACTACTCGGCAGCACGTCCGCCGACCAGAGCGGCCGCTGCTCCCGCCCGCTCCCGCACCACCGAGAACCGGGCCAGAGTGTCCCCACCCTCCGCTTCCACAGCCCGGACGGTGCTGGCTCCGCCCACCCCCGCCCCAACCAGCGAGAGGCGCTCTGCAAGAGCGTCCACCTACGGTCCTCCAGGACGGGAGGGGTGGGAACTAGCAGGCCGCGATGGTTCTGGGCTCGTGTGGGTCCTGCGCTGTGCGGAAGGAGCGGAGAGCCCAATTCAAGTGTTGAAAGGGGAGAAGAgaggggggagtgggggaggaagGGCCATATCATTCCCGTTAACGGCGGCGACCCTCAGACGTCTCCATGGTTAGGATTGGGGATCCAGCATCCTCATGGGAAGCTCAGTAGAGAAGTTGACTCGCTTTGGGCCCCTTCTCTCGGAAAGGCTCTGCGATTGATCCCTCCTGCACACTTGTGCACCTAGGGCAGGGTACCATTGCCCTTGCCTGCAACAGGACCAAGAGAGAACTCAACTTGGAATGAAAAGCTACCTCTTTTAGAgtttattcaacatatatttatgaaGGGCCTACTAAATGCCAGTCACTGTTGCTAGTTGTTGCCGTGGGGATAATGAAACAGAACTAGAGAAGCTTGGTGAAGGGAAGAAAAATCAGGCCTCCTGACTCCAAGCTTAGTACTTTTTCTTCCCACAAATCTTGGAATATACAGGAATCGAGGGACTGTGAGTGTTCTTTGGGTCTTTcctaaaatgtttaaagtgaaaaataatctgccaggctcggtggctcacgcctgtaatcccagcactttgggaggccgaggtgggcgaatcacgaggtcaggagttcgagaccagcctaacatggtgaaaccccgcctctattaaaaatgcaaaaattagccgggcgtggtggcgtgcacctgtagtcccagctactcaggaggcttaggcaggaggatcacttgaacccgggaggcggaggttgcagtgagttgagatcacgccactgcactccagcctgggcgacagagccagactccgtctcaaaaaaaaaaaaaaaaaaaaaaaaaatcctatggaCTAAGAATGACAGGAGCCTtcctaaaaaactttttttccttgccgggcgcggtggctcatgcctgtaatcccagcactttgggaggctgaggcgggcggatcactaggtcaggagatcaagaccatcctggctaacacggtgaaaccccgtctctactaaaaatacaaaaaattagccgggcgtggtggcgggcgcctgtagtccccagctactcggaaggctgaggcaggagaatggcgtgaacccgggaggcagagcttgcagtgagcggagatcgtgccactgcactccagcctgggcgacagagcaagactctgtctcaaaacaaaaacaaaaacttttttccCTAGCAAAAATATAGGATCAATATTAACTGGAAACCAGTGGGGCCAGATGTATTTCAGACTTTGGAATGACACACCAAGCAAGGAGTGGGGCAGCGCCGGGTAACCAAACCTATTGACATTTCTGCATCAAAGTGTATGAACATTCGTACCAAGTAAAATGAATAGCCTCACTTTGGATGTTTTGCCACCaagtttggttttttaaaaaagaagtctgggccgggcacggtggctcacgtctgtaatccgaacaatttgggaggccgaggtgggtggatcacctgaggtaaggagttcgagaccagcttgaccaatatggtgaaaccccgtctctactaaaaatacaaaaattagccgggtgtgttgacaggcgcctgtagtcccaactactcaggaggctgagacagaagaatcacttgaacccgggaaggagaagttgcagtgagccgagacggagccactgcactccatcctgggtgaaagagtgagactccgtctcaaaaaaaagagtctggctttagagtttttttgttttttgttttttttttaaagagggaatctcgctcttgtcacgcaggctggagtgcaatggcgcaatcgtggctcactgcaatctccgcctcctgggttcaaacaattctcctgcctcagcctccccagtagctgagattacaagcatgcctctatgcctggctaattttttgtatttttttagtagaggcgcctctacgcctggctagttttttgtatttttttagtagaggcgaggtttcaccatgttggccaggaaggtctccaACTCCTTTTGGAGTTGGATCAAGTCATCCGCCcttctcggtctcccaaagtgctgggattacagaagtcatccacccaccccacccttccTGCCTTTTAGAGTTTTATGAATTTACAGTAATGGAATGCAGACCTGAAGGATAATGACCAACATTTATGGAGAGCTAAAGAttgatttgttttgagacagggtcttgctctgtcacccaggctggaatgcagtgatgggatcacaactcactgcaacctctgcctcagccctccaagtagctgggattacaggcacgtgccatgatgcccggctaatttttgtatttttctgtagaggcgaggtttcaccatgttgcccaggttggtctcgaacttctgggctcaagcagtccttccgccttggcctcctaaagtgctcgggattacaggcgtgagccaccgtgcttggcctaaaaaattatttttttagcagacatttattgagtgtttaataTGTGGCAGGCATTTTGTATACTTTGGCTTTATTCCTTTCAACACCCAGTGAAgtagtaggtactattatttatttttatttttttttttggtttggagtcttgctctgtcgcccaggctggagtgcagtggcgcgatctcggctcactgcaagctccgcctccaaggtttacaccattctcctgccctagcctcccaagtagctgggactacaggcgcccaccaccacgcctggctaattttttatattttttgtagagatggggtttcactgtgttagccaggatggtcttgaactcctgaccttatgatccatccaccttggcctcccaaagtgctgggattacaggcgtaagccaccgcgcctggccgtaggtactattattaatcTGGTCTGATAGATGGAAAAACAGGCTTACAGAGGTTCAGTGAATTACATGGGGTGATGCTGAGAGCAAGTCGCATAATTGGGACTGTAAACCAAATCTGACTTCTGAGAACAAGTGCTAACCACTACGTGACACTCCCACACTTATATTTTACCTTGTACTAATTATGGTCCCTTGGTACCTGTTGCCTCcaccccccctccttttttttttttttctgtgagagggagtcttgctctgtcacccagactggagtgcggtggcctgatctcagctcactgcaaccctgcctcccagtttcaaggaattcttgtgcctcagcctcctgagtagttgggactacaccacgtccggctaattttgtattttcagtaattcCTACCTCTCAAAGTTTCCCTGAGGATTAACTATGACATTTCCAGAAGTTTTTGTAaagtgtgggccaccatgcccagctgatttttgtatttttaatagagactgggtttcgccctgttggccatgctggtctcgaactcctaatctcaagtgatccaccccactcagcctcccaagtgctgggattacaggtataagccatccCCATCCCCTCTtaacacacatacgcacacaacGTGTACACCCTTGGGGCTCTAGACAATGTATTATATGTGAATCCAGCACAGGGCATGGCACAGCTTAGGCGCaacatgaaatgaaatgaatcaaTGTAGTATTTTATGCAGATATTGCGTTTTGTTGGTATAGTGTTTTATCAGCATAATAAAGATGCCAGAATATCTATAAAAGGATACacaaggccgggagtggtggctcatcctgtactcccagtactttgggaggctgaggtggatcacctgaggtcaggagttcgagaccagcctagccaacatggtgaaacctcgtctaaactaaaaatacaaaaattagctggtcatggcagcaggcgcgtgtaatcccagctactcctgctgaggcaggagaattgcttgaacttgggaggcagaggttgcagtgagctgagatcgtgttgtttcactctaacctgggcgacagagtgagactgtctcaaaaaaaaaaaaagaaaaaaggatacaCAAGAAAATGATAACAGTGGTtgccagctgggtgcggtggctcatgcctgtaatcccagcactttgggaggctgaagtgggtggatcacgaggtcaagagatcgagaccatcctggccaacatggtgaaaccccatctctactaaaaatacaaaaattagctgggcgtggtggcacgcgcctgtagtcccagcaactcgggaggctgaagcaggagaattgcttgaacccgggaggtggaggttgcagtgaactgagatcgcgaagcgcatgcctataatcccagcactttgggaggctgaggtgcgcggatcacttgaggtcaggagtttgagaccagcctggccaacatggtgaaaccccgtctctactaaaaatacaaaaattagctgggcgtggtggtgggcacctgtaatcccagctacttgggaggctgaggcaggagaatcgcttgagcctgggaggtaacacgccactgcactccagcctgggcaacagagggagactatgtctcaaaaaaaaaaaaaaaaaaaaaggactccagAATTTTGCTTGATTATTATTCAGTAAGGTGGTCAAAGGTCAGTTTGCTTGGTAACCTTGTACAAAGAAAAACAGTATTCCATAGCTCCTCCATAGCTACAGAATACAAAGGCCCAGAGGTGGCCCATGGGGTGAGGGGATTCCTCAGTGTATCTCACCACTGGACCATTATTTTCAAGTACAAGGTCTGGTAGTGATGGGGCAATGAACAGAAAACCCTTACCTTAGATTTAGATGGAGGTTCAGGTTTTTAATCTGCATCTCTTACCTTCTTTGAAGCCTATTTTTGCAGCCTATATTTTGCAATATAGAATAGTGAAAATTCCTACCTCTCAAGGTTTCCCTGAGGATTAAGTGTGGCATTTCCAGAAGCTTTTGTAAAGTGGCAAGGACTGTACAAATAAGTGGCATCTCACTTTCCAGTGTACCTTCTTCCCCCTCCaagcctttgcccattttttctacttggaatactctttttttttttttttttttttttgagatgggatggagtttcactcttgttgcccaggatggagtgcaatagtgcgatctcagctcactgcaacctctgcctcccgggttcaagcgattctcctgcctcagcctcccaagtagctgggattacaggcatacaccaccacttccggctaattttgtattttcagtagagacggggtgtctccatgttggttaggctgctctcgaactcctggcctcaggtgatccacccgcctcggcctcccaaagtgttgggattacaggcatgagctactgctgcCCGCTGGAATACTCTTTACCTCTACCATATCCTAGGTAGGGAAATCCTAGTTGTTTAACCTCTATGAACCTCTGCTCTTCATcagcaaaattgagaaaataatagtAGCTACTAAGATCATGTGATAATGAATGTATACAATGCCTGGTCACTGGAAATGTTCAATAATTATTAACTCTTATTATTCTTACTCATTCTTCAAGGCTGGCTGGAATATTACTTTCTCTGCTAAACCCTGACACTTCCaagcatattattattattatttttaattactccCTCCTCTGGTTCTCATGGCTGATTACTCATACCTTTATTATAACATgcactactttttattttaatggctttTTACTCATCCCTCTGGCCACTAGATATGACCTCCTCCTTCTGGGCAAGAAGCATGGGGGCACCTATCTTTCTATCACTTGGACCTGACATTCAGTGGGTGTTGCATAACTGGTGAGCAGAATGGAAATGAGAACACGGTAGCCAGCTGCCCTTCCCCTGGCTATAGATCTTACagtttttatctaaaaatatgtttagaggccaggtgcggtggctcatgcctgtaatcccggcactttgggaggccgaggtgggtagatcacttgaggtcaggagtttgagatcagcctggccaacatggtgaaacctcatctctactaaaaatacaaaaattagttgggcgtgatggtgtgtgcctgtaatcccagctacttgggaggctgaggcaggagaatagcttgaacccgggaggcagaggttgcagcaagcagagatcgtaccattgcactccagcctgggcgacagagtgagactcagtctaaaaaaaaaagaaaaagaaaatatatatatatatatatatggagacaaggtctcactttgttgccatatatatatgtatatatatggagacaaggtctcactttgttgccatatatatatatatatatatatatgtatatatatggagacaaggtctcactttgttgccatatatatatatatatatatatgtatatatctggagacaaggtctcactttgttgccatatatatatgtatatatatggagacaaggtctcactttgttgccatatatatatatatgtatatatatggagacaaggtctcactttgttgccatatatatatgtatatatatggagacaaggtctcactttgttgccatatatatatatatatatatatatgtatatatatggagacaaggtctcactttgttgccatatatatatatatatgtatatatatggagacaaggtctcactttgttgccatatatatacatatatatatatatatatgtatatatatggagacaaggtctcactttgttgccatatatatatatatggagagagagagagggagacggggg is a window encoding:
- the UBE2Z gene encoding ubiquitin-conjugating enzyme E2 Z — protein: MIWPFLPHSPLSSPLSTLELGSPLLPHSAGPTRAQNHRGLLVPTPPVLEDRRWTLLQSASRWLGRGWAEPAPSGLWKRRVGTLWPGSRWCGSGREQRPLWSADVLPSSPGSEAAMAESPTEEAATAGAGAAGPGASSVAGVVGVSGSGGGFGPPFLPDVWAAAAAAGGAGGPGSGLAPLPGLPPSAAAHGAALLSHWDPTLSSDWDGERTAPQCLLRIKRDIMSIYKEPPPGMFVVPDTVDMTKIHALITGPFDTPYEGGFFLFVFRCPPDYPIHPPRVKLMTTGNNTVRFNPNFYRNGKVCLSILGTWTGPAWSPAQSISSVLISIQSLMTENPYHNEPGFEQERHPGDSKNYNECIRHETIRVAVCDMMEGKCPCPEPLRGVMEKSFLEYYDFYEVACKDRLHLQGQTMQDPFGEKRGHFDYQSLLMRLGLIRQKVLERLHNENAEMDSDSSSSGTETDLHGSLRV